In the Salvelinus fontinalis isolate EN_2023a chromosome 34, ASM2944872v1, whole genome shotgun sequence genome, one interval contains:
- the LOC129833227 gene encoding TRIO and F-actin-binding protein-like: MTPDLLNFKKGWMSKLDENGEWKKHWFVLTDAGLRYYRDSGAEEKDDLDGEVDLKSCVKVSEFDVEKNYGFQIQTREAVVTLSAMTAGIRRNWIEVLRKSVRPSSSPDLTQLPEGSSDKENSCSLASTHRPPSRHGDAGSETTTTSVRRFDCVELSPVPVPSSPLPATQREAGEGQGREHAQWQEERSRDVTSSTWEQVLSRKGPGVGSDPRIRAEEEIEKKWAEFERLPLKEMRSLLPTGSRSSHPANEALQREVASLRQQLERLQGGGWGRGRVGGGSCGREATCGRSLQAMERAHKQALEELQKQHARETRELERDRDRVLREETQDTAQVMETLKKAHREELEREVEKAKRLGGGSANTQTLRTQQQLETQALQRELSGLSERYSQKCLELNRAEQSNGEREKDITRKESELEQLRKENQDLQARLTEEITRMRSIVTGQGSEGVSHDNQDRPSCELEVLLRVKENEVQYLHKEISCLRNELQFLNTEKQSACERYKEVHGELSGMKSRSEREIKSLREHLRLAMVALQEGQKLGNSLEH, translated from the exons ATGACG CCCGACCTCCTTAACTTCAAGAAGGGATGGATGTCAAAACTGGATGAGAATGGAGAG tggaAGAAGCACTGGTTTGTGTTGACCGATGCTGGTCTGAGGTACTACAGAGACTCTGGGGCGGAGGAG AAGGATGATCTGGACGGGGAGGTTGACTTGAAGTCTTGTGTTAAAGTGTCTGAGTTTGATGTAGAGAAGAACTATGGATTTCAAATACAG ACGAGGGAGGCAGTTGTGACACTGTCAGCGATGACTGCAGGGATCAGGAGGAACTGGATTGAGGTTCTGAGGAAGAGTGTTCGGCCCAGCAGCTCTCCAGACCTTACACA actGCCTGAGGGCAGTAGTGACAAGGAGAACTCTTGCTCCCTGGCCTCCACTCATCGACCACCTTCTCGCCACGGTGATGCTGGATCAGaaaccaccaccacctctgtaCGCCGATTTGACTGTGTCGAGCTGTCACCAGTGCCCGTCCCCTCTAGCCCTCTGCCAGCCActcagagagaggcaggggagggGCAGGGCAGGGAGCACGCCCaatggcaggaggagaggagcagagatgtGACCAGTAGCACATGGGAGCAGGTGCTGTCGAGGAAAGGGCCGGGTGTAGGCTCAGATCCCAGGATAAGAGCAGAGGAGGAAATTGAGAAAAAGTGGGCAGAGTTTGAGCGGCTGCCACTAAAGGAGATGAGGTCACTACTGCCAACGGGCTCACGGTCCAGCCATCCAGCCAATGAGGCGCTGCAGAGGGAG GTGGCGTCTCTGAGGCAGCAGCTGGAGCGTTtgcagggaggaggatggggtagggggagggtggggggaggTAGCTGTGGTCGGGAGGCTACGTGCGGCCGCAGCCTTCAGGCCATGGAGCGGGCCCACAAACAGGCCCTGGAGGAGCTGCAGAAGCAGCATGCCCGTGAGAccagagagctggagagggacagggacCGGGTGCTGAGGGAGGAGACCCAGGACACAGCACAAG TTATGGAGACACTGAAGAAGGCCCACAgggaggagctggagagagaggtggagaaggcAAAGAGGCTTGGTGGAGGGAGTGCCAACACACAGACTCTACGCACACAGCAGCA GTTAGAGACCCAGGCCCTGCAGAGGGAGCTGTCCGGCCTGTCTGAGAGGTACTCCCAGAAGTGTCTGGAGCTGAACAGGGCTGAGCAGAGCaacggggagagggagaaagacatcaCTCGCAAGGAGAGCGAGCTGGAGCAGCTGAGGAAAGAGAACCAG GACCTACAGGCCCGTTTGACAGAGGAGATCACCCGCATGCGCTCCATCGTCACGGGCCAGGGGTCGGAGGGCGTTTCCCACGACAACCAGGACAGGCCGTCCTGTGAGCTGGAG GTTCTTCTCAGGGTGAAGGAGAATGAGGTGCAGTACTTGCACAAGGAGATCAGCTGTCTGAGGAACGAACTTCAGTTCCTGAACACG